Genomic segment of Pontibacter liquoris:
GTATTGGGGGTCGTATAAAGCTCTTTTTTGAGCTGGGTGTAGCTGCTGTCCAGGCGGGCCAGTTCTTTGTCGATGCCGGCATCGCTGCTCATGCCCAGCACTTTGAGATCGTATTCGCTCAGCTCACTCTTTTTCTCCTGTATCTGGCTGGCGTAATATGCTTCTACCTCTACTATCTCCGGGGCAATCTTCTGCAGCTTGTTCTGACTGGTAAAGGCAATGGTCTGAGTGGCTTGCGGCGTATTGTGCTTTGTCAAAAACAGGGTAAGGCCGCAGGCAAACAGCAGCAGGATGGCAGCCGCAATGCGCATGAACAGGAAGTCGGCACTAAAGCTGGCTCTTTCACCAAATTTGATGTTGATAACCTTGGCCTCTTTTCCTGCAGCCGGCAGCTCCGGGCAGATCTCCTGCCACAGCTCTGCCCGGGGCTCGAACCTGTCGAATTCATCCCGGTGCTCCTGCACAAACTCTTTTAACTTATCCTTCATGGGTATACTTGCTTATAATTTGCTAGGCAACCAGCATGGGTTCCTGCATTATTTCTATCAGTTTCTTTTTAGCGCGGCTATACTGCGATTTGGAGGTCGATTCGCTTATGCCCAAAATCTCCCCGATCTCGGCATGGTCGTAACCCTCCAGCAAGTATAAGCTCAGCACCACACGGTAGCCATCCGGCAATTTCTGGATGCCCCGCCGGACCTTTTCCACCTGCCAGTCGGTATCGTCGTCATACACCTCGTCGGCAATTTCTCCTGCGGTGCGCTCATCCATGGGCACGAGTTCTGCGCGCCGTTTGCGCACAGCATTGATGGCCGCATTTACCACGATCTTTTTGAGCCAGCTCCCGAACGAGGCTTCGGCTTTGTAGGAATGCAGGTTTTTAAAAGCACTGATAAAAGCCTCCTGCAGCACGTCTTCGGCTTCGGCATAGTCGTTGGTAATACGCATGCTCACGTTAAACATGGCCTTGGAGTAGAGTTTATACAGCTCATACTGCGCACGGTTATCCCCGCTTTTACAACGGTTAATTACGTGATGGTTAACATCCTGATAGCTGAGTGTCTCCAAGGTTTGATTCCGTTTGCTTGCTTATACTTGCCGTGTGCTCATGGCTTTTTCTTTTCTATCATTTCATCCCCCTTTCATCCAAATTCAAGCTAAAGACAAAAGGGTTTGCGGGAGGTTGCATGAAGTTGCGAAAAATTATTTTTTAGTGTTGCTTATTTATACTTTCAGCCCGAAAGCAGACGTTAATAGCCATTTTTACCAGATCAACCCGCCCGCCAGGGGGCCAAAGTATGGACGAACAGTCCGCAAAAAGTACTGGTCCGAACCATGCCGGAAGTATAAACAGCTGTATAAAAAAAACGCCAGCCCTGTTCGGGGCCGGCGTTTTTGTTATACTTCAGGGCAGCACCTATCATGCGCCCGGGCAAGCGGCTGCTTAGTCCATAATATCAAATTTGATACCCTGGGCCAGCGGCATCTGGCGGCTGTAGTTGAGGGTGTTGGTCTGGCGGCGCATGTATACGCGCCAGGCATCGGAGCCAGACTCACGACCGCCGCCTGTTTCTTTCTCTCCGCCAAAAGCACCGCCGATCTCGGCACCGGACGTACCGATGTTCACGTTGGCAATGCCACAGTCGGAGCCCAGGTGGCTCAGGAATGCTTCCGTTTCCAGCAGATTGGTCGAGAAAATGGAAGACGATAAGCCCTGGCGCACGCCGTTCTGCAGTGCAATGGCATTTTCTACCTCGCCGCTATACTTGATCAGGTACAGGATGGGGGCAAATGTTTCTTCCTGCACCATCTCAAATGCGTTTTCGGCCTCTACAATGGCCGGCGTTACATAAGTGCCGGTTTCATAGCTCTCGCCTTCCAGCACCTGGCCGCCTACTACCAGCTTGCCGCCCTCCTGTTGCACATGTTCCAGCGCATTCAGGAATGACGCCACCGCATCCTTGTCGATGAGCGGGCCTACCAGCGTGGTGCTGTCCAGGGGGTGGCCGATGGGCAGTTTAGGATAAATACGGGCCAGGCGCTCTTTCACCTGCTCGTATATGTTTTCGTGGATAATAAGGCGGCGGGTAGAGGTGCAGCGCTGGCCGCAGGTACCTACGGCACCGAACACCACAGCACCCAGGGCCATTTCGATGTCGGCATGTTCCGTCATAATGATGGCGTTGTTACCACCCAGCTCCAGCAGCGATTTGCCCAGGCGGGCACCCACGGCTTCGCCTACTTTTTTGCCCATGCGCGTAGAGCCGGTCGCTGACACGAGCGGCAGGCGGCTGTCGTGGCTCATCAGGCTGCCGATCGTGGCATCGCCCACTACCAGGTTAAAGATGCCTTCGGGCAGTTCGTTGTCTGCCAATACATCGCGGATAATGTGCTGGCAGGCAATAGCGGAAAGCGGTGTTTTTTCGGATGGTTTCCAAACAATCACGTCGCCGCACACCACGCCCAGCATCGTGTTCCAGCTCCAGACAGCCACCGGAAAGTTAAAGGCCGAAATAACTCCTACCACGCCCAGCGGGTGGTACTGCTCATACATGCGGTGCTGCGGGCGCTCGGAGTGCATAGTGTAGCCGTGCAGCTGCCGCGACAGGCCAACGGCAAAGTCGCAAATATCGATCATTTCCTGCACTTCGCCCAGGCCTTCCTGCAGGATCTTGCCCATTTCATAGCTTACCAACTTGCCCAGCGCCTCTTTGTGCTCGCGGAGTTTCTGGCCTATCTGCCGTACTATTTCGCCGCGCTTGGGCGCAGGCACCGTGCGCCATACTTTAAAAGCCTGCTGTGCGGTTTCCACCATGTGCTCGTAATCTTCTTCGGAAGCCATGCTTACCGTTGCAATCAGGTTGCCGTCCGCGGGAGAATAAATCTGGCGGGTAGCGCGGCCCTCCTGCCCGCCCCAGGCAAGGCCGGTGCTGTAGGCAGGGTTCACATCCTTAATGCCAAGTTGCTGCAGCACGTCGGCAATCTCTTTTGTAAGCGGGAGCTGGTCTATGGTTTGCTTCATGATTCTATCGTTTACGGTTAGGGGTCTGTTACAAAGCTAAAAAAATAAAAAAGCTTCTGCTACTTAGCAGAAGCTTTCTCACTTGTAAAGGGTTGATTTGTTATTACTTTCCGATCGGGTAATAGGCCTTCAGCCCATCAGGATACACGCCCTCGATGTATACCACACCGTTATCAAAGCCTTCGAGGTATTTCTGCACATCGGCCGGCTGGTTCACCTCATACTTATCAATGCGGGTAATGATGAAGCCATCTTTCATACCGGTATCGCGGAACTTGCTGTTCTTTACACCGGCAATGCGGGCACCGCCATCGATGCCCAGCTTGTTCATTTCCTGCTTGCTCACCGGATCAAAGGTAGCCCCATCGAACGCAATGGCTTTGGCATTGCTGCGCTTTACCAGTTCGGTGCTGTTGTTCAGGTTCTTGAGCGTTACGTTGGCTGTACGCTCTTTGCCATCGCGCAGGTAAGTTACTTTTACCTTGTCGCCAGGGCGGTAGCGGGCTACCTGCTCCAGCAACTGCGAAGAGTGCGTAATTGCCACGCCATTGATTCCGGTCACCACATCGCCTGTTTTCAGGCCTGCTTCTTTGGCGCCGCTCTTCTCTTCCACACCGGCAATGTACACGCCGTTCAGGGTTTTCAGATCTTTATCCTTGGCCAGGGTAGCATCCACCTCCTGAATTGTAGCGCCCAGCAACGCCCGCTGCACTTCGCCATACTTCAGCAGGTCGTCTACTACCTTGCTGACAATAGAAGAAGGCACCGCAAATGAATAACCGGCAAATGAACCAGTCTGTGAAGCTATAGCGGTGTTAATGCCTACCAGGTCGCCGTTCAGGTTCACCAGGGCACCGCCACTGTTGCCAGGGTTCACGGCCGCATCCGTCTGAATAAAAGACTCAATGCTCATATCGCGGTTGGCACTGGTTCGCAGGATGTTGATATTACGGGCTTTGGCACTCACTATACCCGCTGTTACAGTAGAGTTCAGGTTCAGCGGGTTGCCCACGGCCAGCACCCATTCGCCTACCTGCAGGTCATCTGAGTTTCCGTAACGGATCACCGGCAGCTTGTCGGCGTTTACTTTGATAAGCGCAATATCGGTAGTAGGGTCTGCGCCTACCAGCGTGGCTTCGTAGGTGCGCTTATCGTCCATCACCACCTTGATCTTGTCGGCTTTGTCGATCACGTGGTTGTTGGTAACAATATAGCCGTTAGAGGCAATGATCACACCCGAACCGGATGCCATCTGGGGCCCGCGGGGCACCCGTTCGCCAAACCCGTCGCCAAAGAACTCGCGCAGGAATGGGTCCATGGGCGTACCGCTATCTGCTGTAGCCTGGGCCGAGTATTCGGTCATCACGTGCACCACGGCCGGGGTTGATACCTGTGCTGCTTTTACAAAATTAAGGCCTTCCGGCACGATGGTGTTGCTGCTGCGCATGTCGCTGGTATAGCGCACGGTTGGGTACTGCTCTCCGGGTACCTGGGTTGTAACCACTTCATCTTCCAGCAGCTTATAGCTACCAACGGCCACGCCGCCGCCCAGTATAGCAGACAGTGTGATGCCAGCAATAAATTGTTTCGTCTTCATGAAATTATGTGAACTGATTTATGAATATTAAGGACTGCCTATATACTATAAGTTAACGCTAATCAAGTATACGGTAGTATGGTGTAAACCGATTATTGTCAGCATACTAGGTTGTAAATAACAAAAAAGAGGCCAAGTATCGGCCTCTTTCTGATTTCCTTTTATTTTTTTAAGCTTTGGCTTTTCCGTCTGCCTCGGCGGATACTTTTTTAGTAACGTTCTTTTCTTTGTTCTCCTCCGGCGCAGCAATGCTGATCTGCCGCTTCATGGTCTTATGCTCATCTTTGGGCACGCTCACCTGCAGCACACCATCCTCCAGCCTGGCTTTGATCTTATCCGGATTCACGTTGTCGGGCAGATAAAAGGTTCTGCTAAACGCGCCATACTGTGTTTCGAGCATGTGGTAGCGTCTTCCGTCTTCTTTCTTTTCCAGCCTGCGCTCGCCGGTAATGGTGAGCTTTCCTTCCTGGAAATCAATGTTGATATCGTCTCGTTTCACGCCTGGCAAAGCCAGTTCTATTTCAAAACTCTTGTCGGTTTCGCAGGCATCTACATGCGGCGTAAAGTCCGAGAAGTTGCGGGAGTTAACAGACTCGTTAAAGAACCTGTCGAGCATTGCGCTGAATGTGTTTGGCATGGTGTCCTGCATGCCATTGTATTTACTTAGTGCCATGGTTATCTCCTTTCTTTTTGTTTGAAATTCAATTACACCTTTGCTATCGTAAAAACTATACCAAGCGCATTTCTGACTGTTTTTACTGAAAAAATGTCATTATACTTATACTATATACGCTCCTACCCTGACGTTCTTACCGTGTTATGTTGTTTAGTAGGTAATACTGGCGGTGTTTGGCGCTGTGTGTAAACTATACTTCAGCTCCAGGCCCACTACCGGCGTAATACGGTTGCGCGCGGAAGTATAGCCGTCTTTCTGCAGCTGCCCCAGTTCGTCATACACAGGCGGAATCAACACATAATAGTAATCCGTTTGCCGCAGCACGTAGGGCGTGAGGCGTAGCTTTTCTGTCAGCTCATACGTAAGGCCCAGCTGCAACCGGGTGCGGTCCACGATGCGCTCGTCGCGTGGGGCTGTTTTGTCTTGGTTAAACTCCTGCAGCAACATCACTTCATAACTTACAACAGGTGTTAAAAATTGCTGCCCCACCGGAAAGCGCCTGCCGGCTTCTGCCTTCAGCAGAAACTGCCCCACGGCCTGCTGCGCCTCACGGTGGGCATAGGCAAACAGGGCCTGCTTGTTAAAGTATACATTGCCGATCTGGCCGTTATGACGCAGGAACAAGGTGTAAAAACCCGTTTTAGGATAATTCTCTGCGGCATACCGCACCAGGGCGCCACCCCGCCAGTGCGCCGAGAACGTATGTTCGTAGCCCAGGGTCAGCTCTATCCGCTCAAAGTGGCTCAGGGGGCCTCTCCGGGTCAGGTCGTTGTAGGCTTCGTCGGTGTTGATGCGGTACTGGTTCCAGAGGAAAAAATGGCCGCTGCTGCCCACGCCATAACTCAGCTGCAGCTCGGGCCAAAGGGCGGCAGGCGCCGTGCGCTTGCTTTGTGCCCGGCCCAGCAGCGGCAACAGCGCCAGCAGCAGCAGCGCGCAGGTTTGTTTCAGAACAGCAAAAGAAGGCAGATTTGCAGCCATACTACGCCCAATGTTATGTGTTTAGTAAGTGGTTAGCGGCTATACTTGCTGCCTCCCTATAAAAGCATCTTCCTTCCAGTCTTCCCTCAAAGGCCGCTAATACTTGTTAGCATGCTTCCAGTTCCTGCAGTGCCACAAAAGCCATCAGGCCAATGCTGGTTTCCAGGGCTGTTTCGTCGATATCGAAGGTGGGGGTATGCACGCCCGCAACGATGCCGCGCGCCTCGTTGCGGGTGCCCAGCCGGTAGAAGCAGGCCGGCACCTGCTGCGAGTAATATGCAAAATCTTCGGCGCCCATCCATAGATCCAGGTCGGTCACGTTCTCCTCGCCCAGGTAAGCCACGGCCGCGGCACGTGCAATGGCGGTAAGCTCCGGATCGTTTTGGAGGAAGGGATACCCGTTCTTTATATCGATATCGCAGCTGCCACCCATACTTTCGCAGAGGCCTTCGGCCAGTTTACGGATGCGCTGGTGGGCTTCTTTGCGCCATACTTCGTTCATGGTCCGGAACGTGCCTTCCAGTTTTACCTCATTGGGGATGACGTTGGTAGCTCCCTTGGCCTCTACTTTGCCAAACGACAATACCGTGGGCACCTTGGGGCTGGCATGGCGGCTCACGATCTGCTGCAAGGCAACGATAAGGTGCGAAGCGATGAGCACCGGGTCCACGTTCATTTCGGGCATGGCAGCATGGCCCCCTTTGCCTTTTACGGTAATATATATTTCATCGGCACTGGCCATGTACATGCCCGACCGGAACCCGACCTTGCCCGCCGGCAACAGCGGAAAAACATGCTGCCCGATAATGCCGGCCGGCGCCGGATTCTGCAGCACCCCTTCCCGGATCATAAGCGAAGCGCCTCCCGGAAACTTTTCCTCACCGGGTTGAAACACCAGCTTCACAGTTCCTTCAAAATCGTTCCGCAATTCCTGCAGGATACGCGCTGCGCCCAGCAGCGACGCCGTGTGCACATCATGCCCGCAGGCGTGCATCACCCCCTTGTTTTTCGATCTATAGTTTACTTCATTCGCTTCAACTATAGGCAGCGCATCCAGGTCAGCCCGAAGTGCAATGGTTTTCTTTCCGGGGTTCCGGCCCTCCAGCATGGCTACCACGCCTGTGCCAGCCATGCGTTGGGGCTGCAGGCCGTAGCCCGTTAATACCTGCTCCACATAGGCAGCTGTGTTGTGCTCTTCAAACGAGAGCTCGGGGTTGGCATGCAGATGGCGGCGCACCTGTACGGTGTCCGTGGCGTAAGTATGGGCGAGCTGTTTTATTTTAGTTATACTACTCATTTCTAAAAGGCTGATAGAGGGGTGTGGTAAGCTGGTGTCGATGCAGGCCTGCTGCTCAGTATAAACCGCTGCGCAGTTTCGGAACAACACCCGACTAAAGGTAGCAAAAATAAAAAACGTTGCGAACCTGGCTGGCTGCAACGTTCTTCAAGACTGTTATTTTTAGCTCTTAGTGCCTTTTGT
This window contains:
- a CDS encoding RNA polymerase sigma factor encodes the protein METLSYQDVNHHVINRCKSGDNRAQYELYKLYSKAMFNVSMRITNDYAEAEDVLQEAFISAFKNLHSYKAEASFGSWLKKIVVNAAINAVRKRRAELVPMDERTAGEIADEVYDDDTDWQVEKVRRGIQKLPDGYRVVLSLYLLEGYDHAEIGEILGISESTSKSQYSRAKKKLIEIMQEPMLVA
- the amaB gene encoding L-piperidine-6-carboxylate dehydrogenase, whose product is MKQTIDQLPLTKEIADVLQQLGIKDVNPAYSTGLAWGGQEGRATRQIYSPADGNLIATVSMASEEDYEHMVETAQQAFKVWRTVPAPKRGEIVRQIGQKLREHKEALGKLVSYEMGKILQEGLGEVQEMIDICDFAVGLSRQLHGYTMHSERPQHRMYEQYHPLGVVGVISAFNFPVAVWSWNTMLGVVCGDVIVWKPSEKTPLSAIACQHIIRDVLADNELPEGIFNLVVGDATIGSLMSHDSRLPLVSATGSTRMGKKVGEAVGARLGKSLLELGGNNAIIMTEHADIEMALGAVVFGAVGTCGQRCTSTRRLIIHENIYEQVKERLARIYPKLPIGHPLDSTTLVGPLIDKDAVASFLNALEHVQQEGGKLVVGGQVLEGESYETGTYVTPAIVEAENAFEMVQEETFAPILYLIKYSGEVENAIALQNGVRQGLSSSIFSTNLLETEAFLSHLGSDCGIANVNIGTSGAEIGGAFGGEKETGGGRESGSDAWRVYMRRQTNTLNYSRQMPLAQGIKFDIMD
- a CDS encoding Do family serine endopeptidase; this encodes MKTKQFIAGITLSAILGGGVAVGSYKLLEDEVVTTQVPGEQYPTVRYTSDMRSSNTIVPEGLNFVKAAQVSTPAVVHVMTEYSAQATADSGTPMDPFLREFFGDGFGERVPRGPQMASGSGVIIASNGYIVTNNHVIDKADKIKVVMDDKRTYEATLVGADPTTDIALIKVNADKLPVIRYGNSDDLQVGEWVLAVGNPLNLNSTVTAGIVSAKARNINILRTSANRDMSIESFIQTDAAVNPGNSGGALVNLNGDLVGINTAIASQTGSFAGYSFAVPSSIVSKVVDDLLKYGEVQRALLGATIQEVDATLAKDKDLKTLNGVYIAGVEEKSGAKEAGLKTGDVVTGINGVAITHSSQLLEQVARYRPGDKVKVTYLRDGKERTANVTLKNLNNSTELVKRSNAKAIAFDGATFDPVSKQEMNKLGIDGGARIAGVKNSKFRDTGMKDGFIITRIDKYEVNQPADVQKYLEGFDNGVVYIEGVYPDGLKAYYPIGK
- a CDS encoding Hsp20/alpha crystallin family protein; translated protein: MALSKYNGMQDTMPNTFSAMLDRFFNESVNSRNFSDFTPHVDACETDKSFEIELALPGVKRDDINIDFQEGKLTITGERRLEKKEDGRRYHMLETQYGAFSRTFYLPDNVNPDKIKARLEDGVLQVSVPKDEHKTMKRQISIAAPEENKEKNVTKKVSAEADGKAKA
- a CDS encoding M20 metallopeptidase family protein; translated protein: MSSITKIKQLAHTYATDTVQVRRHLHANPELSFEEHNTAAYVEQVLTGYGLQPQRMAGTGVVAMLEGRNPGKKTIALRADLDALPIVEANEVNYRSKNKGVMHACGHDVHTASLLGAARILQELRNDFEGTVKLVFQPGEEKFPGGASLMIREGVLQNPAPAGIIGQHVFPLLPAGKVGFRSGMYMASADEIYITVKGKGGHAAMPEMNVDPVLIASHLIVALQQIVSRHASPKVPTVLSFGKVEAKGATNVIPNEVKLEGTFRTMNEVWRKEAHQRIRKLAEGLCESMGGSCDIDIKNGYPFLQNDPELTAIARAAAVAYLGEENVTDLDLWMGAEDFAYYSQQVPACFYRLGTRNEARGIVAGVHTPTFDIDETALETSIGLMAFVALQELEAC